The window TGCGCCTACCCGGACCTTTCCAACCTCTTCGTCCGATCGGACGTGACGGAGGCGGTGTCAGCCATCGAGCAGAGTGTATCGGGGTGGGTGGCCCGGCAGAGCGAGATGCTCCAGGGACTGATTCCTGACGTGCCCATTGGGCCCCATTGCACGGCACCCTATGAGTGCCCCTTCATGGCGCGTTGCTGGCCGACGCTGCCGCCCCATCACGTGAGCACGCTCTACGCCATGAGACGCCGGGCCCTGGAACTCGATGAGCAAGGCTACCAGACAATCCATGACCTTCCGGAAGACATGCCGCTGGGACGGATCGCGGACCGGCAGCGGCGCGCGGTAAAAGAGGGTCGGACCATCGTAGAACCGGCCCTCGCCGGAGCTCTGGAGGTCTTCGTGCCCCCCATCACCTTCCTCGACTTCGAGACCGTAGGCCTCGCGATTCCCGTATGGGAGGGTTGCCACCCCTACGATGCCGTGCCGGTCCAGTTCAGTTGTCACGTGCAAGCGGCGGACGGCGGCGTCACCCACCACGACTGGCTCGCCGAGGGGCCGGCAGATCCGAGACCGGCGCTTGCGGCGCGCCTGATCCGGGCCTGCGAGTCGGCCCGTACCGTCGTCGCATATAACGCCGGCTTCGAGCGTGCATGCATCGAGCAGATGGCCGAAGCTCTGCCGATCCTCGCGACGCCGCTTCGGAGTATCGTGGCCCGCCTGGTGGACCTGCTCCCCGTCGTCCGCAACCACGTCTATCATCCGGATTTCGGAGGTAGCTTCGGCCTGAAGAGCGTCCTTCCAGCACTTGTGCCAGACCTTCGTTACGATAACCTTACGATTGCGGATGGAGTAACGGCGAGTTTTGAGCTGGAGCGCCTGCTTGTCAATGGGGACGAGATCGACCCGGCCGCAAGAGCACGCATCCGGAGCGACTTACTCCGGTATTGCCACCAGGACACCTGGGGGCTGGTGAAGCTGCTGGAGCGACTGCGAGAGCTAGTTAAAGCAGCTTCATGACATATGGGCCCAGGGTGGGACTTGATCCCGTAGCGGCGTCAAGCGCACTGATCGCAGGCATTAAAGTCCGTATGGTGGCTACCATTCCAAGGCGTTGTTATTGCGAGCGACCGGAGGGAGCGCGGCAATCTCTCCGTTCTCGTATTCAAAGACTGCGAGATTGCTTCGGTCGCGACGCTCCCCTCGCAATGACGCGCTTGTGGCGAATTAGTGCCCGGCGACGGTCATGCGGCCGATCTTAAGGGTCGGAGCGACGACGCTCTGGCGGAAGCTTAAGTCGCTCCCCACCATTTCGATCCCCGACAGCATCTCCTTGAGGTTGCCGGCAATGGTGATCTCGTGGACCGGATAGGCCAGCTCACCCTTCTCGATCCAGAATCCCACCGCGCCCTGCGAGTAGTCGCCGGTCACCAGGTTGACGCCAAAGCCGATCAGTTCGGTCACGTAAAGCCCGGCGTCCACCGAACGGATGATCTCGGACGACTCGTACGGCCCGGCCTGCAGATAAAAGTTTGTCGGCCAGGCGGTCGGCAGATCTCCGACGCCGCGACTCGCACTGCCGGTCGACTTCATCCCAAGCTTGCGGGCGGAATAGCTGTCAAGGAGATAGCTGCGGAGGACGCCATGTTCGATAACGGCATTCCGACGAGTCGGTAGCCCTTCGCCATCGAACGGCTTTGAGCCCAGATGGCCGGGCAATGTGCCGTCATCGTATACCGTGACGGTCTCAGCGGCGATCCGTTCACCCAGCTTGCCGACCAGGAACGACGCCCCCCGGTAGAGCGCCGGACCGCAGAGCGCACCGCACACGATACGCATGAGGTTCGCGGCGGTCTCAGGGTCGAAGACTACGGGGACCTCCTGGGTCTTGATCTTACGCGCGCCCAGGCGTCCGAGAGCCCGCTCGGCCGCGCGTTTGCCGATCGCCTCAGGCGGCTCCAGGGCGCTCAGGTGTCTGGCGCGCGAGTACCAGTGATCGCGCTGCATGCCGTCCTCGGCCGAGGCGATGGGTGCGACCGCCAGACTGAAGGTCGAGCTGCGATACTGGCCCACAAAGCCCTGGCTGTTGCCATAGATGATCCG of the Candidatus Methylomirabilis lanthanidiphila genome contains:
- a CDS encoding peptidase, which gives rise to MISQQIVEEVLQETKRKGASAADLVLIENELVSAQVRLRETDTLRSAKEFRLGLRLFFDKRSATSSTSDLSRESLARLVEDTAVLAKATAHDDCSGLPAAEECATSIPDLHLYDPDGETLTVKDQLDRARAAEDAALTYDSRITNSEGAEFTSNLYRIIYGNSQGFVGQYRSSTFSLAVAPIASAEDGMQRDHWYSRARHLSALEPPEAIGKRAAERALGRLGARKIKTQEVPVVFDPETAANLMRIVCGALCGPALYRGASFLVGKLGERIAAETVTVYDDGTLPGHLGSKPFDGEGLPTRRNAVIEHGVLRSYLLDSYSARKLGMKSTGSASRGVGDLPTAWPTNFYLQAGPYESSEIIRSVDAGLYVTELIGFGVNLVTGDYSQGAVGFWIEKGELAYPVHEITIAGNLKEMLSGIEMVGSDLSFRQSVVAPTLKIGRMTVAGH